From the genome of Thermogutta terrifontis, one region includes:
- a CDS encoding glycosyltransferase family 4 protein, with the protein MPSPGGDGEKKQKVLKVLHVVNGEYYSGAERVQDNLALGLAQFGYGVVFACVKDGRFAETRRSKNVPLYRIPMPELGWRKSIDRLIRVCAQENIALLHAHTPRTAVLCAGVHRRTRLPWVYHAHSPTLWDSKRYLKNIVVGLVDWWAARQADRIIAVSESLRRYWVRLGIPARRVVTVPNGVAAWESLTVRKPPEGSWVLGTMALFRPRKGVEILLKAIQGLSSSGYRLRVLAVGPFESEQYERHLKEMTHRLGLDEIVTWTGFVENTQEMLLAMDLFVLPSLFGEGMPMVLLEAMAAGLPVVASAVEGVPEIIRDGCEGLLVRPGSSSALASAIARFLDGAVDWESMRRAAYERQRDRFSLESMAAGVAAVYGELSQPARMPE; encoded by the coding sequence GTGCCGTCACCTGGTGGTGATGGAGAGAAGAAACAAAAAGTATTGAAAGTCCTTCACGTCGTTAATGGCGAATACTATTCCGGCGCGGAACGCGTTCAGGATAATCTGGCGCTGGGGTTGGCCCAATTTGGGTACGGGGTGGTCTTTGCCTGTGTCAAGGATGGGAGGTTTGCGGAGACTCGCCGCTCGAAAAACGTGCCCTTATACCGCATTCCGATGCCGGAACTGGGGTGGCGAAAGTCGATCGATCGGCTGATCAGGGTGTGTGCGCAAGAGAACATCGCGCTCTTGCATGCCCACACGCCGCGGACGGCCGTGCTTTGCGCGGGAGTGCATCGGCGGACAAGACTTCCCTGGGTGTACCATGCGCACAGCCCGACGCTGTGGGATAGTAAGCGGTATCTCAAAAACATCGTCGTTGGGCTGGTTGATTGGTGGGCCGCGCGACAGGCCGACCGGATTATTGCTGTGTCGGAAAGTCTCCGCAGGTACTGGGTTCGCCTCGGGATCCCGGCGCGGCGTGTGGTTACAGTCCCCAACGGCGTTGCAGCGTGGGAATCTCTCACGGTGAGAAAGCCTCCTGAAGGGTCTTGGGTGTTGGGGACCATGGCACTTTTCCGCCCCAGAAAAGGTGTCGAGATTCTCCTCAAAGCGATACAGGGCCTCAGTTCGAGCGGTTATCGGCTTCGGGTGCTTGCAGTAGGGCCATTTGAAAGCGAACAGTACGAACGGCACCTCAAAGAGATGACACACCGCCTGGGACTTGACGAAATTGTGACGTGGACCGGTTTCGTCGAGAATACTCAGGAGATGCTGCTGGCCATGGACTTGTTCGTTCTGCCCAGCCTTTTCGGTGAGGGGATGCCCATGGTCCTGCTTGAGGCCATGGCTGCAGGCCTTCCCGTCGTGGCGTCCGCAGTGGAGGGAGTACCCGAGATTATTCGCGATGGTTGTGAAGGTTTGCTCGTTCGCCCGGGTTCTTCTTCGGCCCTTGCGAGTGCAATTGCACGGTTTCTGGACGGTGCTGTGGATTGGGAGAGCATGCGCCGTGCGGCCTACGAGCGCCAGCGAGACCGATTCTCGTTGGAAAGTATGGCGGCGGGCGTGGCGGCGGTTTATGGGGAGCTTTCCCAACCTGCTAGGATGCCAGAGTGA
- a CDS encoding HD-GYP domain-containing protein, with protein sequence MAEIPWETDGRQPSARFKIFVASGPSGELSSLAKGLEDEFEVVVQSIQEVKLNTIVQSNSDVVLLPASEKSLALSRQIKTGPIGPFTLVIIVGELDTLPSPEQLWESEADDFIKLPVTCECLRLKLRAQLRSQERLRAAVERVWTLNAEIQRINRELEILAETRFQEIIEVRDLTIFALAKLAESRDPETGEHLERMRWYSRIIAEELSIGFTVKEDIPSRFAEEIFRCAPLHDIGKVGIPDSILLKPGRLTPQEFEVMKQHTVIGYQALREALQKNPAGSFLARAAEIARSHHERFDGTGYPDGLAGKSIPLAARVVTVADVFDALTSPRIYKKAIDPDVAKSIILREAGTQFDPDVVAAFERRWKDISAVGEPYWQQIPAEKLQQSFAEFRGVNAPSITTDTAPMAQQAVPF encoded by the coding sequence ATGGCCGAGATTCCCTGGGAAACCGATGGCAGGCAGCCTTCCGCCAGGTTCAAGATTTTTGTTGCAAGCGGGCCAAGCGGGGAACTTTCGTCCCTCGCCAAGGGGTTGGAAGACGAATTTGAGGTCGTGGTTCAATCAATCCAGGAAGTAAAACTTAACACGATCGTCCAATCCAATTCGGATGTTGTTCTTTTGCCCGCCTCCGAGAAATCTCTTGCGTTGTCTCGGCAAATCAAAACTGGTCCAATCGGCCCGTTCACTCTGGTCATTATCGTTGGTGAACTCGATACGCTTCCATCACCCGAGCAATTGTGGGAATCCGAGGCGGACGACTTCATAAAGCTGCCGGTAACCTGTGAGTGCCTACGCCTGAAACTTAGGGCCCAGTTGCGATCACAAGAGCGACTGCGTGCCGCCGTGGAACGAGTCTGGACCCTGAACGCGGAAATTCAGCGTATCAACCGGGAACTGGAAATACTCGCAGAAACGCGTTTTCAGGAGATCATTGAAGTCCGCGACCTTACCATTTTCGCTCTGGCCAAACTTGCCGAGTCCCGCGATCCCGAGACCGGCGAACATTTGGAACGGATGCGCTGGTATTCTCGCATCATCGCCGAAGAATTGTCCATCGGTTTTACAGTTAAAGAAGACATCCCCTCCCGATTCGCCGAGGAAATCTTCCGTTGCGCTCCACTGCACGACATTGGAAAGGTGGGCATCCCCGATTCGATCCTTCTCAAGCCGGGACGCCTCACACCTCAGGAATTCGAGGTGATGAAGCAGCACACGGTCATCGGGTACCAGGCCCTGCGGGAAGCGCTCCAGAAGAACCCGGCAGGATCGTTCCTTGCCAGGGCGGCAGAAATCGCTCGGTCCCACCACGAACGGTTCGACGGAACCGGTTATCCCGACGGATTGGCGGGAAAGTCGATTCCCCTCGCCGCCCGCGTGGTCACGGTCGCCGATGTCTTTGACGCGTTGACGTCTCCCCGGATTTACAAAAAAGCCATTGACCCCGACGTGGCAAAGAGCATCATCTTGCGGGAAGCGGGAACCCAATTCGATCCTGACGTCGTGGCGGCCTTCGAACGTCGCTGGAAAGACATCTCCGCGGTGGGCGAACCTTACTGGCAACAAATTCCCGCGGAAAAGCTGCAGCAATCTTTCGCCGAGTTTAGAGGTGTTAATGCCCCGTCGATCACAACGGACACAGCTCCTATGGCCCAGCAAGCTGTTCCGTTCTGA
- a CDS encoding undecaprenyl-phosphate glucose phosphotransferase — MTTARRIHQYWSVRELFYRLLDGIAIVAGLWGAVALQRDFGQSDFLAAVLTVLVFHFVAEITGLYRNWRGISLERELWCAVSTWLFTLPGFLTLGFVLGDWWNLSRDTVALWALLTAAVVVVNRGLVRGVLSVLRAKGYNTRYYAVVGINELAFRLVEALENAPDLGLKLLGFYDDRPEERTGAIPPEMGHKLGNIQELVEHARQHRVDMIYITFPMRAEERIRGILSQLADTTASVYIVPDFFVFQLLHSRWTNIGGLPVVSVYENPFYGIDGFVKRAMDVVLASALLILFAPLMIVIAILIKATSPGPVFFRQRRYGLDGREIRVWKFRTMTVTEDGDQVQQAKKNDPRVTKIGAILRRTSLDELPQLFNVLRGEMSLVGPRPHATAHNEEYRRIIQGYMLRHKVKPGLTGLAQVHGCRGETETVEKMQKRVEWDLQYIREWSLWMDIKILFQTIFVVLKGENAY, encoded by the coding sequence ATGACTACAGCACGGCGCATCCATCAATATTGGTCCGTTCGCGAATTGTTCTATCGGCTTCTGGATGGAATTGCAATTGTTGCTGGATTGTGGGGTGCGGTTGCCTTACAGCGTGATTTTGGACAGTCGGATTTTCTCGCTGCCGTGCTGACCGTCCTGGTCTTCCACTTTGTGGCGGAGATCACGGGGCTTTATCGCAATTGGCGCGGCATCTCGCTGGAGCGCGAATTGTGGTGTGCGGTATCAACCTGGTTGTTCACGCTGCCTGGCTTTCTAACGCTGGGGTTCGTTCTAGGTGACTGGTGGAATCTTTCCCGGGACACTGTCGCCCTGTGGGCTTTACTGACGGCAGCCGTTGTCGTGGTCAACCGTGGGTTGGTTCGCGGGGTGCTCAGCGTTCTTCGGGCAAAGGGATACAACACGCGGTATTATGCTGTGGTGGGAATCAACGAACTTGCGTTCCGGCTCGTTGAAGCACTGGAAAATGCGCCCGATTTGGGACTCAAGCTCCTGGGGTTCTATGACGATCGGCCTGAAGAACGCACGGGTGCAATTCCTCCCGAGATGGGACATAAATTAGGCAATATTCAAGAGTTGGTTGAACATGCCCGGCAACACCGGGTGGATATGATTTACATCACTTTCCCCATGCGGGCCGAGGAGCGTATTCGCGGCATATTGTCGCAACTGGCGGACACCACGGCCTCCGTGTATATCGTCCCGGATTTCTTTGTTTTTCAATTGCTTCATTCGCGGTGGACGAATATCGGCGGCCTGCCCGTTGTCAGCGTCTATGAAAATCCGTTTTATGGGATTGATGGTTTTGTAAAACGGGCCATGGACGTCGTGCTGGCATCGGCTCTCCTGATCCTTTTTGCGCCCCTGATGATAGTGATTGCGATACTCATCAAAGCGACATCTCCGGGCCCGGTGTTCTTTCGGCAACGCCGATATGGCCTGGATGGACGGGAGATCCGTGTGTGGAAGTTTCGCACGATGACAGTGACCGAGGATGGGGATCAGGTGCAGCAGGCGAAGAAAAACGACCCGCGAGTGACGAAAATCGGCGCGATTCTGCGGCGAACATCGCTGGATGAGTTGCCGCAACTGTTTAATGTGTTGCGGGGGGAGATGTCTCTGGTCGGCCCACGTCCCCACGCGACTGCCCATAACGAGGAATATCGGCGCATTATCCAGGGCTATATGCTCCGACACAAGGTGAAGCCCGGCCTGACTGGGCTCGCCCAGGTCCATGGATGTCGGGGCGAAACTGAAACTGTTGAGAAAATGCAAAAAAGAGTGGAATGGGATTTGCAATATATTCGCGAGTGGTCGCTGTGGATGGACATTAAAATTCTATTCCAAACGATATTTGTCGTTCTAAAAGGAGAAAATGCCTACTAA
- a CDS encoding ATP-binding protein, which produces MIVSLAVIGLQVHLTLHHEASQLRALASVIAANASAAVEFEDRETAAELLQSTFCKRDVMRAAIYDGNGRLFVASLSPTLTTKLQPLPGNLSDLKTRSSSPLSQLTILVPIVHRNRLAGHVVLEASLRSAWQNIALYLSVMVGVFALAGAFSAWVTVYFQQALLMHVTRLQKTMEEITRTGDYSMRVNVSSQDELGQLAHQFNTMLGHIEQAEAALRETNEKLEERVRERTEQLQQACHAAEAANRAKSIFLANMSHEIRTPMSAILGYLDFLADADTTPEQRATYLAIIRRNGEHLLNLINDILDLSKIESGKFSVARQPCHPVEIAHDVVSLMKVKAAAKKIDLAMELAGPIPQQIHTDPIRLKQILVNLMNNAVKFTDQGKVTLKLYMRDGENKRQMCFAVVDTGPGIPESDRERIFEAFVQGEESLARRHGGTGLGLTISRKLAHLLGGDISVSSTLGQGSTFVLTVDPGPLEGIPMITTWTPQAQPDTQSQNKDSVPAVHGHVLLAEDGPDNQRLLSFILRKAGFEVAVAANGEEALRMVELAECQGRPFECILMDMQMPIVDGYTAARELRSRGCRIPIIALTAHAMVGDRETCLAAGCDDYLSKPVDKKTLVETVARYVAVYRDTPRPKAASLSETR; this is translated from the coding sequence GTGATTGTGAGTCTCGCTGTAATCGGGCTCCAGGTCCATCTGACGCTCCATCATGAGGCCTCGCAACTCCGCGCACTGGCCAGTGTGATTGCCGCAAACGCCTCGGCCGCCGTGGAGTTCGAAGACCGGGAAACCGCGGCAGAACTTTTACAAAGCACCTTCTGTAAAAGGGATGTCATGCGCGCAGCCATTTACGACGGCAACGGTCGTTTATTCGTGGCCTCCCTTTCTCCCACTCTTACAACCAAGCTTCAACCCCTTCCCGGCAATCTGTCTGATCTAAAAACCCGAAGCAGTTCACCACTCAGCCAACTCACCATTCTTGTGCCCATTGTGCATCGCAACCGTCTCGCCGGCCACGTGGTTTTGGAAGCCTCTCTCCGCAGTGCGTGGCAGAATATCGCTCTCTACCTTTCCGTAATGGTTGGGGTGTTTGCTCTTGCAGGGGCGTTCTCCGCCTGGGTCACGGTGTATTTCCAGCAGGCCCTCCTGATGCATGTCACACGGCTTCAAAAAACCATGGAAGAGATCACGCGGACCGGCGATTATTCCATGCGAGTCAACGTGAGTTCTCAGGATGAGCTGGGTCAATTGGCTCACCAGTTCAACACCATGCTGGGACACATCGAGCAAGCCGAGGCTGCACTCCGGGAAACCAACGAAAAACTGGAAGAACGGGTGCGGGAACGGACGGAGCAACTCCAACAGGCCTGTCATGCTGCCGAGGCTGCCAATCGTGCCAAAAGCATCTTCCTGGCCAACATGAGCCACGAGATCCGCACGCCCATGTCGGCCATCCTGGGATACCTCGATTTCCTCGCAGACGCGGATACCACCCCCGAACAGCGTGCCACTTATCTGGCCATTATCCGCCGGAATGGCGAACATCTCCTCAACCTGATCAACGATATTCTGGACCTGTCAAAAATCGAGTCGGGGAAGTTCTCCGTCGCGCGTCAGCCGTGCCATCCCGTCGAGATCGCGCATGACGTGGTCTCCCTCATGAAAGTCAAAGCGGCCGCCAAAAAGATCGACCTGGCAATGGAACTGGCCGGCCCGATTCCCCAGCAAATTCACACTGATCCGATACGACTAAAACAGATCCTTGTCAATCTGATGAATAACGCGGTCAAGTTTACAGATCAGGGAAAAGTAACATTAAAACTTTATATGCGGGATGGAGAGAATAAACGTCAGATGTGCTTTGCCGTTGTGGACACCGGGCCGGGAATTCCTGAATCCGATCGAGAACGGATTTTCGAAGCGTTTGTCCAGGGCGAAGAGTCCCTCGCCCGACGACACGGCGGAACAGGCCTGGGCCTGACGATCAGCCGAAAACTCGCTCATCTGTTAGGCGGCGATATTTCGGTTTCCAGTACGCTTGGTCAGGGAAGCACCTTTGTACTCACTGTCGATCCCGGTCCCCTCGAGGGAATTCCCATGATCACCACCTGGACGCCCCAGGCACAACCCGATACTCAAAGCCAGAATAAAGACTCAGTACCAGCAGTCCATGGCCACGTTCTTCTGGCGGAAGACGGACCGGATAATCAGCGTTTGCTCAGCTTTATTCTTCGCAAGGCGGGGTTTGAAGTAGCCGTCGCTGCCAATGGAGAAGAAGCCCTCCGCATGGTCGAGCTTGCGGAGTGTCAGGGTAGACCATTCGAATGCATTTTAATGGATATGCAGATGCCCATTGTTGACGGATACACTGCTGCCCGAGAGCTTCGCAGTCGGGGGTGTCGCATCCCGATCATCGCACTGACGGCTCACGCTATGGTCGGCGACCGGGAAACGTGCCTGGCAGCGGGGTGCGATGATTACCTGTCCAAGCCGGTGGACAAAAAAACACTGGTCGAGACCGTCGCCCGCTATGTCGCCGTCTACCGAGACACCCCCAGGCCAAAGGCAGCATCTCTTTCGGAAACCCGCTAA
- a CDS encoding N(4)-(beta-N-acetylglucosaminyl)-L-asparaginase has product MEIPVIQPPLILSTWHFGRIANRAGWAVLSEGGNALDAAEAGCRAVEEDPSVTSVGFGGYPDASGEVTLDALIMAGPHRCGAVACLRHYLPAISIARRVMEKTPHVLLVGPGAEAFAAAEGFSQRTLLTQEAREAWERWKQEHGSSSNEKLLRDNSPGEEPHDTIGVLALDAAGHIAGGCSTSGLPFKLPGRVGDSPLVGHGLYVDPEVGGAVGTGHGELIMRVCGTFLIVEEMRRGASPAEAIKAALERINRQCRPDPRQQAAFIALRCDGAWSAGCLRKGFQVAVRSATVETLTEPHLVLMKGD; this is encoded by the coding sequence ATGGAAATCCCCGTTATCCAACCACCGCTGATCCTCAGCACGTGGCATTTTGGCCGAATAGCCAACCGCGCAGGTTGGGCGGTTCTCAGTGAGGGTGGGAACGCCCTGGACGCCGCGGAGGCCGGTTGTCGGGCCGTGGAAGAAGACCCCTCCGTGACGAGCGTCGGTTTTGGCGGTTATCCAGACGCCTCAGGAGAGGTGACCCTTGACGCCTTAATCATGGCCGGTCCTCACCGGTGTGGTGCCGTGGCGTGTCTCCGACATTATTTGCCTGCCATTTCTATCGCCAGACGGGTGATGGAAAAAACGCCCCACGTCCTTCTTGTGGGACCAGGTGCCGAGGCCTTCGCTGCTGCGGAGGGATTTTCCCAACGTACGCTCCTTACTCAAGAGGCACGCGAAGCCTGGGAACGCTGGAAGCAGGAACACGGATCAAGCTCTAATGAAAAACTCTTGCGCGACAACTCGCCCGGCGAAGAGCCACACGACACCATCGGGGTTCTTGCTCTCGATGCCGCAGGTCATATTGCGGGTGGTTGTTCGACCAGCGGCCTGCCTTTCAAATTGCCGGGACGAGTGGGCGACTCACCGCTTGTCGGTCATGGCCTGTACGTGGATCCCGAGGTGGGTGGCGCCGTGGGCACAGGGCACGGCGAACTCATCATGCGTGTCTGTGGCACATTCCTGATCGTGGAGGAAATGCGAAGAGGTGCAAGTCCCGCCGAGGCAATCAAAGCAGCCCTGGAACGAATCAACCGCCAGTGTCGGCCCGATCCTCGGCAGCAAGCAGCGTTCATCGCGCTTCGTTGCGACGGTGCGTGGAGTGCTGGCTGTCTGCGGAAGGGCTTTCAGGTGGCCGTGCGCTCAGCCACAGTCGAAACGCTTACGGAACCCCACTTGGTTCTGATGAAGGGCGACTGA
- a CDS encoding TonB-dependent receptor plug domain-containing protein yields the protein MVTLSSIPGRRSSSTPWIRRSFSPWAVCTVAALASLWGSLASGPCWPQETAVADWDSFESAAAPSSPAPESLPGLSNPPSTIQNQDDIHDILKLDVEQLTQLDVIAPSFQTEVTTVTRQESNVGRSPAAVYVITSEMIRRSGARTLPDILRLVPGFHVARMDANKWAISCRGFTDRFADKLLVQIDGRTVYTPLFSGVYWDVQDLLLEDIERIEVIRGPGASVWGANAVNGVVNIITKNSSHTQGTFFQTGAGTEEKGFAEARYGSKLNDQTTFRVYGKWFERDGGYLPPTSPFSQNEPDDWRQARTGFRIDHTPTQDDLLTLQGDYYNGYSGEGVHLPGSFPPDFRVTLRDDVHVEGGNILWRWSRHVDEDSNWIIQMYYDRTERHNTGFLYADDRDIFDIDFQHSFPLGDRHALTWGFGYRYTEDFVNPQPWYLGFNPTKRADDLFSYFIQDEMEVIEERLFFLVGSKFEHNDYSGFEYQPTGRVVWQPNPRTAFWGAISRAVRSPSRADSDLELVLLYDILPGPLPQFAVVQGNPHFKSESLLSYEIGLRRQPVKTFYWDLSVFYNDYDDLRGYLPLTPMAGTTPGGWPAVIVPVTWTNGVRAQTYGFEWSGSWELSETWSVRGGYSFIRLNIEPAPNVIPAAEEGGTPRNIYFIWLMGQPWQKWQTDVILRYVDNVDSPNVPRYLVGDIRLARQLSKCAEVYVVGRNLFDGAHREWSRQDSLAIVGTEVQSEIYGGFTLRY from the coding sequence ATGGTAACTCTGTCCTCAATCCCAGGACGTCGTTCAAGTAGCACGCCGTGGATTCGTCGCAGCTTTTCGCCGTGGGCCGTGTGCACCGTCGCCGCTCTGGCGAGTTTATGGGGCAGCCTGGCATCGGGTCCATGCTGGCCACAAGAGACGGCGGTTGCCGATTGGGATTCTTTCGAAAGCGCTGCTGCCCCATCTTCTCCAGCCCCGGAGAGTTTACCAGGTCTCAGTAACCCCCCTTCCACGATCCAGAATCAGGACGACATTCATGACATCTTGAAGCTGGATGTGGAGCAACTCACGCAACTCGACGTGATTGCACCGTCTTTTCAAACGGAGGTGACGACCGTCACGCGGCAGGAAAGCAACGTGGGGCGTTCGCCCGCGGCGGTCTACGTCATCACATCCGAAATGATTCGCCGGTCGGGTGCGCGCACCCTTCCTGATATTCTCCGACTTGTTCCTGGCTTCCACGTGGCCCGCATGGACGCCAACAAATGGGCCATTTCATGCCGTGGCTTTACCGACCGCTTTGCCGACAAGCTCCTCGTTCAAATTGATGGTCGCACCGTTTACACCCCTCTTTTCTCCGGGGTGTATTGGGATGTCCAGGATCTTCTTCTGGAAGATATTGAGCGGATCGAAGTGATTCGTGGTCCCGGCGCCAGTGTGTGGGGTGCCAACGCTGTCAACGGTGTCGTTAATATCATCACGAAAAACTCCAGCCACACGCAGGGCACGTTCTTCCAGACGGGAGCGGGTACGGAAGAAAAGGGATTTGCCGAAGCTCGTTACGGCAGCAAGCTCAACGATCAAACTACATTCCGCGTTTATGGCAAATGGTTCGAAAGAGACGGTGGTTATCTCCCGCCAACTTCCCCATTCTCCCAGAACGAGCCGGACGACTGGCGTCAGGCCCGGACAGGATTCCGAATTGATCACACGCCCACGCAGGATGATCTGCTCACGTTACAAGGTGACTATTACAACGGCTACTCTGGAGAGGGGGTCCATCTCCCCGGCTCATTTCCGCCAGACTTTCGTGTCACGCTCCGCGACGATGTCCACGTCGAGGGCGGAAATATTCTGTGGCGGTGGTCCCGTCACGTGGATGAGGACTCCAATTGGATAATCCAAATGTATTACGACCGGACCGAGCGTCATAACACCGGATTCCTGTATGCAGATGACCGCGATATATTTGACATCGACTTCCAGCACTCGTTTCCACTGGGAGACCGCCACGCTCTCACATGGGGATTTGGATACAGGTACACCGAAGATTTCGTGAATCCCCAGCCCTGGTATCTGGGATTCAATCCAACCAAGCGGGCCGATGATCTTTTCAGCTACTTCATCCAGGATGAAATGGAAGTCATCGAAGAGAGATTATTTTTCCTTGTCGGGTCAAAGTTTGAACATAACGATTATTCTGGTTTTGAATACCAGCCCACCGGGCGGGTTGTCTGGCAACCAAACCCTAGAACGGCCTTTTGGGGGGCCATCTCTCGCGCGGTGCGAAGTCCCTCGCGCGCTGACTCTGATCTCGAGTTGGTCCTTCTCTACGACATTTTGCCCGGCCCGCTGCCGCAATTCGCCGTTGTTCAGGGAAATCCCCACTTTAAAAGCGAAAGCCTTCTCAGTTACGAAATTGGCCTGCGCCGGCAGCCGGTTAAAACGTTCTACTGGGACCTGTCCGTCTTTTATAACGATTACGACGACTTGCGCGGTTATCTGCCTTTAACACCGATGGCTGGGACCACCCCCGGCGGCTGGCCTGCCGTAATTGTTCCCGTCACCTGGACCAACGGGGTCAGGGCGCAAACGTATGGGTTCGAATGGTCGGGTTCCTGGGAACTCAGCGAGACCTGGTCGGTGCGCGGGGGTTATAGTTTTATCAGGCTGAATATTGAGCCAGCGCCAAATGTCATCCCGGCAGCGGAGGAAGGAGGAACGCCACGGAACATTTATTTTATTTGGCTGATGGGGCAGCCCTGGCAGAAATGGCAAACAGACGTGATCCTGCGTTATGTTGACAATGTCGATAGTCCCAACGTACCTCGCTACCTGGTAGGAGATATTCGCCTGGCACGACAGCTGTCCAAATGTGCGGAAGTATACGTGGTGGGACGGAACCTGTTCGACGGCGCCCATCGGGAATGGTCCCGCCAGGATTCCCTTGCCATCGTCGGTACGGAAGTTCAAAGCGAGATATACGGCGGCTTCACGTTGCGCTATTGA
- a CDS encoding helix-turn-helix domain-containing protein — MSAPKKGLRRRKDPQFEFSVLLEPLADEDLDTLAERLYTAGCDDATLAVRNGWPVLTFCRKSDSLESAVLSALGQLRSMGLKPLRVDHCDLVTQAEIARRIGRSRQIVSQYIKGQRGPGGFPPPACDFGNCGGLLWYWCEVANWLHEHNLLPEEKREEALFLDAVNMKLHAKWLEKAQPELVNRIELQLQRAKP, encoded by the coding sequence ATGTCCGCACCAAAAAAGGGATTGAGGCGGCGAAAAGACCCGCAGTTTGAATTTTCCGTTCTATTGGAGCCGTTAGCTGACGAAGATTTAGATACACTGGCCGAGCGCCTTTACACGGCCGGTTGCGATGACGCCACTCTGGCAGTTCGGAATGGCTGGCCTGTGCTGACGTTTTGCCGGAAGAGCGATTCTCTGGAAAGTGCCGTTTTGAGTGCGCTCGGGCAGTTGCGATCGATGGGCCTGAAACCCCTGCGTGTCGATCACTGTGATCTGGTGACTCAAGCAGAAATTGCCCGTCGGATAGGACGCAGCCGGCAAATTGTGAGTCAGTACATCAAGGGCCAGCGGGGGCCGGGAGGCTTTCCACCTCCAGCATGTGATTTCGGCAATTGCGGTGGTTTGCTTTGGTATTGGTGTGAAGTGGCAAATTGGCTGCATGAGCACAATCTTTTGCCGGAGGAGAAACGAGAAGAGGCACTGTTCCTAGATGCCGTCAACATGAAGCTCCACGCGAAGTGGCTGGAGAAAGCCCAGCCGGAACTGGTCAATCGCATCGAGTTGCAGTTACAGCGTGCCAAGCCGTGA
- a CDS encoding YfiR family protein, producing the protein MYPIRVRHCQPQTIFQRGAIFLHDRAWVAVFLLLTASGSVFSQEVINREYLIKAAFLINFARYIEWPDLANDPNAPLIIGLYQPDPISPYLRQAIQSDATPRTIQLRIVNPDDPVPHCHILYFPRGIPPEKQRNILRAIPVKGILLVGETEGFLEWGGTINFVIVDNKVRLEINASQAQVQGLKISSKLIQIARLVR; encoded by the coding sequence ATGTATCCGATCCGCGTGCGGCATTGTCAACCGCAAACAATCTTCCAACGGGGCGCGATATTCCTGCACGATCGCGCGTGGGTTGCGGTGTTTTTGCTTCTAACCGCATCAGGATCGGTTTTTTCGCAAGAAGTGATCAACCGTGAATATCTGATAAAGGCCGCATTTCTAATAAATTTTGCTCGATATATCGAATGGCCCGATCTCGCCAATGATCCGAATGCCCCCCTCATCATCGGCCTTTATCAGCCTGATCCGATCAGTCCCTACCTCCGCCAGGCCATTCAGAGTGACGCGACTCCCCGCACGATACAGCTCCGGATAGTCAATCCCGATGATCCGGTTCCGCATTGTCATATTCTATACTTTCCTAGAGGCATACCACCGGAAAAGCAACGGAATATCTTACGGGCCATCCCCGTTAAAGGCATTCTCTTAGTCGGTGAAACCGAGGGATTTCTCGAATGGGGTGGTACGATCAATTTCGTCATCGTGGACAACAAGGTCCGTCTGGAGATCAATGCCTCACAGGCGCAGGTTCAGGGTCTGAAGATCAGTTCCAAACTCATTCAAATAGCCCGGCTCGTCAGATAA
- the gatC gene encoding Asp-tRNA(Asn)/Glu-tRNA(Gln) amidotransferase subunit GatC → MSLTRQEIEKVALLARLILTPEEVDEMTGQLGRVLEYMALLNEVDTEGVEPLAHAVEFANVFREDRVEKSLDREIALANAPHRDDECYLVPAVLGDV, encoded by the coding sequence ATGAGCCTGACTCGCCAGGAAATTGAGAAAGTGGCACTTTTGGCGAGATTGATTCTCACCCCCGAGGAAGTGGACGAGATGACCGGACAGCTCGGGCGGGTGCTGGAATACATGGCTTTGTTGAACGAGGTCGATACGGAAGGTGTAGAACCGCTGGCCCATGCCGTGGAATTCGCCAACGTGTTTCGTGAAGATCGTGTGGAGAAAAGTCTGGATCGCGAAATAGCCCTGGCGAATGCCCCCCATCGAGATGACGAATGTTACCTCGTTCCGGCGGTTTTGGGCGACGTATGA